The proteins below are encoded in one region of Alistipes indistinctus YIT 12060:
- the pstC gene encoding phosphate ABC transporter permease subunit PstC — MKTLRKVLETITEKLLMASGYITSITIILMVVFLFREGAGLFNTPDIEEGYVLAVNRENPVQKLSPQQVMQVFDGDIASWGTLGWGGGDSIRLFRLDDITAYATPEELGEKLENVPQCLSRIVASHKNIIAYLPKQLIAEDFAGRILDEGKITPASFLGGKLWYPTAQPAPQFGVLPLILGTLWVSIAAILIALPFGLAVAIYMAELAGHRLRNLLKPVIELLAGIPSVVYGFFGLVVIVPLVQRTFSLPVGETGLAGAVILAIMALPTIITVAEDAIRNTPRAMKESSLALGATHWQTIRKVVIPYSISGITAAVVLGIGRALGETMAVLMVTGNAAVMPHTLLEPLRTIPATIAAELGEAPAGGAHYEALFLLGCILFLLTLVISISVEMINAKRPKQSV, encoded by the coding sequence ATGAAAACACTTCGCAAAGTCCTCGAAACGATCACCGAAAAATTGCTGATGGCCAGCGGCTACATCACCAGCATCACGATCATCCTGATGGTCGTGTTCCTCTTCCGCGAAGGAGCCGGACTGTTCAACACGCCCGACATCGAGGAAGGATACGTACTGGCCGTGAACCGCGAGAATCCGGTACAGAAGCTCTCCCCGCAGCAGGTGATGCAGGTATTCGACGGCGACATCGCCTCCTGGGGAACCCTCGGCTGGGGCGGCGGCGATTCGATCCGCCTGTTCCGGCTCGACGACATCACCGCCTACGCGACGCCCGAAGAACTGGGCGAGAAACTGGAAAACGTTCCGCAATGCCTAAGCCGCATCGTTGCCTCGCACAAGAACATCATCGCCTACCTGCCGAAACAACTGATCGCCGAGGATTTCGCCGGACGCATACTCGACGAAGGCAAAATCACGCCTGCGAGTTTTCTGGGCGGCAAACTGTGGTACCCCACCGCACAACCCGCGCCGCAATTCGGCGTACTGCCGCTGATCCTCGGCACGCTGTGGGTCTCGATCGCCGCAATCCTCATTGCACTGCCCTTCGGGTTGGCCGTCGCCATCTACATGGCCGAACTGGCCGGCCACCGGCTGCGCAACCTGCTCAAACCGGTCATCGAACTGCTGGCCGGCATTCCGTCCGTCGTCTACGGTTTCTTCGGACTGGTCGTGATCGTCCCGCTCGTGCAGCGCACTTTCTCGCTGCCCGTCGGAGAAACCGGACTGGCCGGGGCCGTCATTCTGGCGATTATGGCATTGCCGACGATCATTACCGTAGCCGAAGACGCTATCCGCAATACCCCGCGGGCCATGAAGGAGTCGAGCCTGGCACTCGGCGCGACCCACTGGCAGACGATCCGCAAAGTGGTGATTCCTTACTCGATTTCAGGCATCACGGCCGCAGTCGTACTCGGAATCGGCCGCGCATTGGGCGAAACGATGGCCGTACTGATGGTCACCGGCAACGCCGCCGTCATGCCGCACACGCTGCTCGAACCGCTACGCACGATCCCCGCGACGATCGCAGCCGAACTGGGTGAAGCTCCCGCCGGCGGAGCGCATTACGAAGCACTCTTCCTGCTGGGCTGCATCCTCTTCCTGTTGACGCTCGTGATCAGCATCAGCGTCGAAATGATCAATGCCAAACGCCCCAAGCAATCCGTCTAA
- a CDS encoding phosphate ABC transporter substrate-binding protein, whose translation MKHRFTALCTLLSLATGIAGTSAQKLKGSDTLLPLVQKTSESYFHSHPGAEITVTGGGSGVGISALREGTTDIAMASRRMKFDERMKLQAAGHPPVEVTVAFDALAVVVNPANPVSKLTREQLEAIFRGKITNWKEVGGPDMRIVVYSRETSSGTYEFFKESVLRHRNYMASILSMPATGAVIQSVSQTPGAIGYVGLAYLGKKNIKPVSISYDGGKNYVAPNFENSKNRTYPVVRPLYFYYDQANEKRIKPYLDYLLSDQGQRMVAETGFIPVK comes from the coding sequence ATGAAACACCGCTTTACAGCTCTTTGCACACTCCTTTCCCTGGCTACAGGGATTGCCGGGACTTCCGCCCAAAAGCTCAAGGGCAGCGACACGCTGCTGCCGCTCGTGCAAAAGACCTCCGAAAGCTACTTCCACTCACATCCCGGCGCCGAAATTACCGTCACAGGCGGCGGCAGCGGCGTGGGTATCTCAGCGCTGAGGGAAGGCACCACCGACATTGCAATGGCCTCGCGCCGCATGAAATTCGACGAACGGATGAAACTGCAGGCGGCCGGACACCCGCCCGTCGAGGTTACGGTAGCCTTCGACGCGCTGGCCGTAGTAGTGAACCCGGCCAATCCGGTCTCGAAACTTACGCGCGAACAGCTCGAAGCAATTTTCCGCGGCAAGATCACGAACTGGAAAGAAGTAGGCGGCCCTGACATGCGCATTGTGGTCTATTCGCGCGAGACGAGCTCCGGCACCTATGAATTCTTCAAAGAGAGCGTCCTCCGCCACCGTAACTACATGGCTTCGATCCTCAGTATGCCGGCTACCGGCGCCGTGATCCAGTCCGTCAGCCAGACGCCCGGCGCAATCGGCTATGTGGGCCTCGCTTACCTCGGTAAGAAAAACATCAAACCGGTCAGCATCTCCTACGACGGCGGAAAAAACTATGTCGCGCCGAACTTCGAAAACTCGAAAAACCGTACCTATCCGGTCGTACGGCCCCTTTATTTCTATTACGACCAGGCCAATGAAAAGCGGATCAAACCCTACCTCGACTACCTGCTCTCGGACCAGGGGCAGCGGATGGTCGCCGAAACCGGTTTTATCCCTGTCAAATAA
- the tpx gene encoding thiol peroxidase produces the protein MDNVKVNFKGSPVTLVGTHLQTGDKAPRFTVLDGDLQPVSLSQYKDKNLIISVFPSVDTSVCALQNIRFNKEASKLKGDVEILSISVDLPFAQKRFCAAEGIDNVHVYSDYRDLDFGMKYGFVIKELRLLARGVIVIDKKGIIRYIEYVPEIAQEPNYEAALKAVKELE, from the coding sequence ATGGACAATGTAAAAGTCAACTTCAAAGGCAGTCCCGTCACGTTAGTGGGGACGCACCTGCAAACAGGCGACAAAGCTCCGCGTTTTACGGTACTCGACGGGGACCTGCAACCGGTATCCCTGTCGCAGTACAAAGACAAAAACCTCATCATAAGCGTTTTCCCGTCGGTCGACACGTCGGTCTGCGCCCTGCAGAACATCCGTTTCAACAAAGAGGCCAGCAAACTGAAAGGCGATGTCGAAATCCTTTCGATTTCGGTGGACCTGCCCTTTGCACAAAAACGTTTTTGCGCTGCCGAAGGCATCGACAACGTGCATGTATATTCCGATTACCGCGACCTCGACTTCGGTATGAAGTACGGCTTCGTAATCAAGGAACTGAGGCTATTGGCCCGCGGCGTAATCGTAATCGACAAAAAGGGCATTATCCGCTACATCGAATACGTCCCCGAAATTGCACAGGAGCCCAATTACGAAGCGGCCCTCAAAGCGGTCAAGGAATTGGAATAG
- the ybaK gene encoding Cys-tRNA(Pro) deacylase, with protein sequence MKINKTNAARLLDRAHIAYELVPYEVDEEHLAAAHVAEQLNEDIAQVFKTLVLRGDRTGILVCVIPGDGEVNLKLAAKVSGNKSVEMLHMKELLPTTGYIRGGCSPIGMKKSFPTYIHSSCRDFDHIYVSAGVRGLQLRMAPDDLVRYADAVVTDLL encoded by the coding sequence ATGAAAATCAATAAGACCAATGCAGCCCGGTTATTGGACCGGGCGCATATAGCGTATGAACTGGTGCCGTACGAGGTGGATGAGGAGCATCTCGCCGCGGCGCATGTGGCAGAACAACTCAATGAAGATATCGCGCAGGTGTTTAAAACGTTGGTATTGAGAGGCGACCGGACCGGCATTTTGGTTTGTGTCATACCGGGCGACGGCGAGGTGAACCTCAAGCTGGCGGCGAAAGTGTCCGGGAACAAAAGCGTCGAAATGTTGCATATGAAAGAACTGCTGCCTACGACAGGATATATTCGCGGTGGTTGTTCGCCGATAGGGATGAAAAAGAGTTTTCCCACGTATATCCATTCGAGTTGCAGGGATTTCGACCATATTTATGTGAGTGCAGGCGTACGCGGACTGCAATTGCGGATGGCTCCGGACGACCTGGTGCGTTATGCGGATGCCGTGGTGACCGACTTGCTCTGA
- the mutY gene encoding A/G-specific adenine glycosylase, whose product MEEGKQSLPNEISAVLIRWYETHRRELPWRETTDPYRIWISEIILQQTRVAQGLEYYLRFVERFPDVRSLAGAHEDEVMKLWQGLGYYSRARNLHAAAREVSGKYAGLFPADYASVRALKGIGDYTAAAICSFAFGLPHATVDGNVYRVLARLYGLETPIDTPAGKREFAVLAGSLLDPARAGLHNQAMMEFGALQCVPRSPDCTVCPLAGRCAALRQGRVDELPVKAGRTEVKPRYFNYLHLRNGGRTVLVKRTGSDIWRNLYEFPLLETGTPVAFDVLRDDPRFRALLGGTEYAVLHRVAMPKHQLSHRTIHACFYEIEVEAFPHPLPPDGCVVADGEVSDYAVSRLTELYLQRRG is encoded by the coding sequence ATGGAGGAAGGTAAGCAATCGCTACCCAATGAGATAAGCGCAGTATTGATTCGGTGGTACGAAACCCACCGCAGGGAGTTGCCCTGGCGTGAGACTACCGATCCCTACCGGATCTGGATATCGGAAATTATCTTGCAACAGACGCGGGTTGCGCAGGGATTGGAGTATTACCTGCGTTTCGTGGAACGTTTTCCCGACGTTCGGTCGCTGGCCGGGGCGCACGAGGACGAAGTGATGAAGTTGTGGCAGGGTTTGGGGTATTACAGCCGCGCCCGGAACCTCCATGCGGCGGCCCGTGAGGTCTCCGGGAAATATGCCGGTCTGTTCCCTGCCGATTATGCTAGCGTGCGGGCCTTGAAAGGGATCGGCGACTATACTGCAGCCGCGATCTGCTCGTTTGCATTCGGTCTGCCTCATGCGACGGTGGACGGGAATGTTTACCGCGTACTGGCACGCTTATACGGGCTTGAGACGCCTATCGATACTCCTGCCGGCAAGCGGGAGTTTGCCGTTTTGGCCGGTTCGCTGCTCGATCCGGCGCGGGCGGGACTGCACAACCAGGCGATGATGGAGTTCGGAGCCCTGCAGTGCGTACCGCGCTCGCCCGATTGCACGGTTTGCCCGCTGGCAGGCCGGTGTGCCGCGCTCAGGCAGGGGCGTGTAGATGAACTTCCGGTCAAAGCGGGGCGGACGGAGGTGAAGCCGCGCTATTTCAATTACCTGCATCTGCGCAACGGCGGCCGTACCGTGCTGGTCAAGCGGACCGGAAGCGATATCTGGCGCAACCTGTATGAGTTTCCGTTGCTGGAGACCGGGACTCCGGTAGCGTTCGACGTATTGCGGGACGATCCCCGTTTCCGGGCGTTGCTCGGCGGCACGGAATATGCCGTGTTGCACCGTGTGGCGATGCCCAAACACCAGCTTTCCCACCGGACTATCCACGCCTGTTTTTATGAAATCGAAGTGGAGGCATTCCCGCACCCGTTGCCACCGGACGGCTGTGTAGTCGCTGACGGCGAGGTATCCGACTATGCCGTGTCGCGCCTTACCGAACTCTATCTGCAACGGCGCGGATAA
- a CDS encoding flavin reductase family protein produces MKNMTKIDPKQIDENVIRLIGSQWMLVTAGNPAHFNTMTASWGGLGFLWNRPVAFVFIRPQRYTFQFAEENSGLTLSFFGEEYRDALKICGSRSGRDTNKVAEAGLTPEPTPGGNVAFGEASLVLECRKLYAEMLRPEAFALPGILEQWYPTGDLHKMYVVEIVNVWRR; encoded by the coding sequence ATGAAAAATATGACGAAGATCGATCCGAAACAGATCGATGAAAATGTGATCCGGTTGATCGGCAGCCAGTGGATGTTGGTAACGGCCGGAAATCCCGCGCATTTCAATACGATGACGGCCAGTTGGGGCGGCCTTGGGTTCCTGTGGAACCGGCCAGTGGCTTTCGTGTTTATCCGGCCGCAGCGCTATACGTTCCAGTTTGCGGAGGAGAACAGCGGACTCACGCTCTCTTTTTTCGGGGAGGAGTACCGCGACGCATTGAAAATATGCGGTTCGCGCTCGGGACGGGATACCAATAAAGTGGCCGAAGCCGGACTGACGCCGGAGCCTACTCCGGGCGGGAATGTCGCTTTCGGTGAGGCGTCGCTGGTGTTGGAGTGCCGCAAGCTTTACGCCGAAATGCTCCGGCCGGAGGCATTTGCCTTACCGGGCATTCTGGAGCAGTGGTACCCGACGGGAGACCTGCACAAGATGTACGTGGTCGAGATTGTCAACGTCTGGCGACGCTAG
- a CDS encoding GNAT family N-acetyltransferase, translating into MKMEHIRGDRKGFFRAVDGSVEAGLISYVDAEPDRMIIDHTEVAGHYSGEGVGKLLVVTLAEYARANSRKVIPLCSFARAVFDKMLGIRDVLVR; encoded by the coding sequence ATGAAGATGGAACATATCCGCGGGGACCGCAAAGGGTTCTTTCGCGCCGTTGACGGGAGCGTGGAAGCAGGATTGATATCGTATGTGGATGCTGAACCGGATCGGATGATTATCGACCACACCGAAGTGGCGGGACATTACTCCGGAGAGGGTGTCGGTAAATTGTTGGTGGTGACGCTGGCGGAATATGCGCGTGCGAACAGCCGCAAAGTGATCCCGCTCTGTTCGTTCGCCCGTGCCGTGTTCGATAAGATGCTCGGCATCCGGGATGTGCTGGTGAGATAG
- a CDS encoding MATE family efflux transporter produces the protein MKAYSNRHIWQITYPILISLLMENMIGLTDTAFLGRVGEVELGASALAGVYYMAIFMLGFGFSIGVQILIARRNGEGRLREIGPIFQQGLLFLLFFAAVMFFVSKSFTPLLLRRLIDSDAVYTAAISYLDWRIYGFFFSFAAVLFRAFYVGTTNTRILTANSVVMVLTNVVLNYILIFGKLGCPALGIAGAAIASSAAELVSLLFFAIYTRLKGNPRRYRLFRFRGVNFRELGLIFNVSIWTMMQAFISTATWFLFFLAVEHLGERQLAISNIVRSLSSILFVTISAFGSTTSALVSTLMGRGEPKLVMPTVWQIVRMSYWAALPVMALMALFPSLVLHIYTGDQSLISASIASLWVMVAIYFTLIPSNMLFCAVSGTGNTRAAMLMELVALAVYVAAIWQIIIVHRPDIAVCWTVDHIYSIVLLLFTYLYLTKANWQNKKI, from the coding sequence ATGAAAGCTTACAGCAACCGGCATATCTGGCAAATCACCTACCCGATCCTCATCAGCCTGCTGATGGAGAATATGATCGGGCTGACCGACACGGCTTTCCTGGGACGTGTGGGAGAGGTGGAACTGGGCGCATCGGCCCTGGCCGGCGTTTATTACATGGCCATCTTCATGCTCGGCTTCGGATTCAGTATCGGCGTGCAAATCCTGATCGCCCGGCGTAACGGCGAAGGCCGCCTGCGCGAGATCGGACCGATTTTCCAGCAAGGACTGCTCTTTTTGCTGTTTTTTGCCGCGGTGATGTTCTTCGTTTCGAAAAGTTTCACGCCGCTGCTGCTGCGCAGACTAATCGATTCGGATGCCGTTTACACCGCTGCGATCAGCTATCTCGACTGGCGCATCTACGGCTTCTTCTTCTCGTTCGCGGCCGTCCTGTTCCGCGCCTTTTACGTCGGCACGACCAACACCCGTATCCTTACCGCGAACTCGGTCGTAATGGTACTCACGAATGTCGTTCTGAACTACATCCTGATCTTCGGCAAGTTGGGTTGTCCTGCACTCGGCATCGCCGGTGCGGCGATCGCTTCGTCGGCAGCGGAATTGGTTTCATTGCTTTTTTTCGCTATCTACACCCGCCTGAAAGGCAATCCGCGCCGTTACAGGCTGTTCCGTTTCCGGGGCGTGAACTTCCGTGAACTGGGCCTGATTTTCAACGTTTCGATCTGGACCATGATGCAGGCATTCATCTCCACCGCCACTTGGTTCCTTTTCTTCCTGGCCGTCGAACACCTCGGCGAACGGCAACTCGCCATCTCGAACATCGTGCGCAGCCTCTCGTCGATCCTTTTCGTAACGATCAGCGCATTCGGTTCAACCACGAGCGCCCTCGTCAGTACCCTGATGGGCCGCGGCGAGCCGAAACTGGTAATGCCGACCGTCTGGCAAATCGTCCGGATGTCCTATTGGGCCGCCCTTCCGGTCATGGCCCTGATGGCCCTCTTCCCATCCCTCGTGCTGCACATCTATACCGGCGACCAATCGCTGATCTCCGCGTCGATCGCCTCGCTGTGGGTGATGGTGGCGATCTACTTCACCCTCATCCCGAGCAACATGCTGTTCTGCGCCGTGTCGGGCACCGGTAATACGCGTGCAGCCATGCTGATGGAACTGGTCGCACTGGCCGTGTACGTGGCCGCCATCTGGCAAATCATCATCGTACACCGTCCCGATATTGCCGTATGTTGGACAGTCGATCACATCTATAGCATCGTATTGCTATTATTTACCTATCTTTACCTCACCAAAGCAAACTGGCAAAACAAAAAAATATAA
- a CDS encoding heavy metal translocating P-type ATPase, with protein sequence MATVKKNFPVLEMSCASCAMSVESMVRSIPGVEAASVNFASNLLNVEYDPVQVTPGRLQEAVRSIGYDLIIDEDHAAEEQQQAQQSHYRALRRDAVGAWIFALPLMVAGMAFMHDGWAAWLMLGLCVPVLWFGRIFFVNAWKQAHHRTANMDTLVALSTSIAFLFSLFNTLFPQYWLARGLEPHVYYEAAGMIVAFVLLGKLLEERAKGNTSSAIRKLMGLQPRTARVVLQDGTEQDVPVARLQAGERISVRPGEKIPVDGTVVSGGSFVDESMITGEPLPVEKEPGAAVLAGTVNQRGAFVLEASKVGSDTLLAQIIRMVQEAQGSKAPVQRIADRIAAVFVPTVIALAVLTFILWLVFGGGGAFTYGLLAMVSVLVIACPCALGLATPTALMVGIGKGAEHQILIKDAAALERMCKVDTVVLDKTGTLTEGRPEVTGWLWTGCSDSGQEVGNVGGAGSAVRDDDRRSPGTERPRNRWRDLFYSAELRSEHPLGEAVVRYLEGQGATACPLSGFESLTGKGIRFREPEGIPAAGENPVSGPDTIPDGRSVSDTVSGVESEEGKTYWIGSRNLLAAYGAAMDDALSRQITSYEQEGRSTVFFGSGTRLLAVAVISDRIKPTTPAALSELRALGLEICMLTGDGRKTAASIAAELGIGRYEAEVLPVDKDQFIRRLQAEGRTVAMVGDGINDSQALSRADVSIAMGRGTDIAMEVAMVTLMNSDLLLVPRAYKLSRDTVRAIRQNLFWAFVYNVVGIPIAAGVLYPVWGILLNPMLASAAMAFSSVSVVLNSLRLRWK encoded by the coding sequence ATGGCAACGGTCAAAAAGAATTTTCCGGTATTGGAGATGAGCTGCGCATCGTGTGCAATGAGCGTCGAAAGCATGGTGCGGAGCATTCCCGGCGTGGAGGCGGCCTCGGTAAATTTTGCATCGAACCTGCTGAACGTGGAGTACGATCCGGTGCAGGTGACTCCCGGGCGGTTGCAGGAAGCGGTGCGCTCGATCGGGTACGATCTGATTATCGACGAAGACCATGCGGCTGAAGAGCAGCAACAGGCCCAGCAGTCTCATTACCGCGCTTTGCGCCGCGATGCGGTCGGAGCATGGATTTTTGCATTGCCGCTGATGGTGGCCGGCATGGCTTTTATGCACGATGGCTGGGCTGCGTGGCTGATGCTGGGACTTTGCGTGCCGGTGTTGTGGTTCGGACGTATTTTCTTCGTAAATGCCTGGAAGCAGGCGCATCACCGTACCGCGAATATGGATACGCTGGTGGCCCTCAGCACTTCGATTGCTTTCCTGTTCAGCCTTTTCAATACACTGTTCCCGCAATACTGGCTGGCGAGAGGACTCGAACCGCATGTTTATTATGAAGCGGCCGGGATGATCGTCGCATTCGTGCTGCTTGGTAAATTGCTCGAGGAACGGGCCAAGGGAAATACTTCGTCGGCGATCCGCAAACTGATGGGACTCCAGCCCCGCACCGCGCGGGTCGTGTTGCAGGACGGTACCGAACAGGATGTGCCCGTAGCCCGGTTACAGGCCGGAGAGCGTATCAGCGTGCGGCCCGGGGAGAAAATCCCGGTCGACGGGACGGTGGTTTCGGGCGGTTCGTTTGTCGATGAGAGCATGATTACCGGCGAGCCGCTGCCGGTGGAGAAGGAGCCGGGGGCCGCGGTGTTGGCCGGGACGGTCAACCAGCGCGGTGCATTCGTGCTGGAGGCGTCGAAAGTGGGTAGCGATACGCTGCTCGCTCAGATCATCCGCATGGTGCAGGAGGCACAGGGCAGCAAAGCCCCGGTACAGCGTATCGCCGACCGTATTGCGGCTGTATTCGTGCCGACAGTGATTGCACTGGCGGTGTTGACTTTCATCCTGTGGTTGGTCTTCGGCGGCGGCGGAGCGTTTACCTACGGGTTGTTGGCAATGGTCTCCGTGCTGGTGATCGCCTGTCCGTGCGCATTGGGATTGGCGACTCCTACGGCCCTGATGGTGGGAATCGGCAAGGGGGCCGAGCATCAGATCCTGATCAAGGATGCTGCCGCCCTCGAAAGGATGTGCAAAGTGGATACGGTAGTGCTCGATAAGACCGGCACGCTGACCGAGGGGCGGCCCGAAGTGACGGGATGGCTGTGGACCGGCTGCTCGGACAGCGGGCAGGAGGTCGGCAATGTCGGCGGGGCCGGATCCGCCGTACGTGACGACGACCGGCGCTCACCCGGAACCGAACGGCCCAGAAACCGTTGGCGCGACCTGTTCTATTCCGCTGAACTGCGTTCGGAGCATCCGTTGGGAGAGGCGGTCGTGCGTTACCTGGAGGGGCAGGGGGCGACTGCCTGTCCGCTCTCGGGCTTTGAAAGCCTGACGGGAAAGGGAATTAGGTTCAGGGAGCCGGAAGGTATTCCCGCAGCGGGAGAGAATCCTGTTTCCGGTCCGGATACGATTCCGGATGGACGTTCCGTTTCGGACACGGTTTCCGGGGTGGAGTCGGAGGAGGGAAAAACCTACTGGATCGGCAGCCGTAATCTGCTGGCCGCATACGGAGCCGCAATGGATGACGCACTTTCTCGGCAAATTACCTCCTATGAACAGGAGGGGCGCAGCACTGTGTTTTTCGGGAGCGGTACACGGTTGTTGGCGGTAGCTGTAATCAGCGACCGGATTAAGCCGACGACACCTGCCGCATTGTCCGAATTGCGGGCATTGGGGTTGGAAATCTGCATGCTGACCGGGGACGGACGCAAAACGGCCGCTTCGATTGCGGCGGAATTGGGGATCGGACGTTATGAAGCCGAAGTGCTCCCTGTGGACAAGGACCAATTTATCCGGCGGTTGCAGGCTGAAGGGCGCACGGTGGCGATGGTCGGCGACGGCATTAACGATTCACAGGCGCTTTCGCGTGCCGACGTGAGCATCGCGATGGGGCGCGGCACCGATATTGCCATGGAGGTGGCGATGGTGACGCTGATGAACTCCGATTTGCTGCTCGTACCGCGGGCCTATAAACTTTCGCGTGATACGGTACGCGCCATCCGGCAGAATCTTTTCTGGGCGTTTGTTTACAATGTGGTGGGTATTCCGATCGCGGCCGGAGTACTCTACCCGGTATGGGGAATTTTGCTCAATCCGATGTTGGCCAGTGCTGCGATGGCTTTCAGTTCGGTGTCGGTGGTGCTGAACAGCCTGCGGCTCCGGTGGAAATAG
- a CDS encoding heavy-metal-associated domain-containing protein, protein MKTSKFKTNAKCGGCVARIGEKLDKMIPGQQWDIDLTTPERILTVTSDEPDDKIVAAVVDAGYKAEKL, encoded by the coding sequence ATGAAAACGAGTAAATTCAAAACGAATGCGAAGTGCGGCGGATGTGTCGCGCGCATAGGAGAGAAGCTGGATAAGATGATACCGGGACAACAATGGGATATCGACCTGACGACTCCTGAACGGATATTGACCGTCACTTCGGACGAACCGGACGATAAAATCGTTGCGGCCGTCGTGGACGCTGGTTATAAGGCGGAAAAGCTCTGA
- a CDS encoding helix-turn-helix domain-containing protein, translating into MNVKETAAKILDPFEGQDEESLFKIFTATAQDHPLPMEALAPHQIRGMGLCICLAGEVRISIDLKHYTVHKGEMFIILPGVVIQPIGRSDDFVGYVLGLKPDRVAEIDSSVGLQFYLTVRDNPCLALHDGDLQTLLELCDLIKKKLQRTGHPYHREVVEHLILTLFYEISAICHRGQPLRQKARRRQEELFEKFLYLVATHYRTQRSLNFYAEQMCLTPKYLSSIIKQASGESATEWIIHTVIRNAQALLENSQLTVQQVADYLNFPTPSFFGQYFKKHVGMTPKEYRLSKR; encoded by the coding sequence GTGAACGTGAAAGAGACTGCTGCGAAAATACTTGATCCGTTCGAAGGCCAGGATGAAGAGTCGTTGTTTAAAATTTTTACCGCTACCGCCCAGGATCATCCTTTGCCCATGGAGGCCCTCGCTCCGCATCAAATCCGGGGGATGGGCCTCTGCATTTGTCTGGCCGGTGAAGTCCGGATATCCATCGACCTGAAGCATTATACGGTGCATAAGGGGGAAATGTTTATTATCCTGCCCGGGGTGGTGATACAGCCCATCGGCCGCAGCGATGATTTCGTCGGTTATGTACTCGGCCTTAAACCCGACCGGGTGGCGGAAATCGACTCTTCGGTCGGTCTCCAGTTCTATCTTACGGTCCGGGACAATCCTTGCCTTGCACTCCATGACGGAGATTTGCAGACACTCCTGGAGCTGTGCGATTTGATTAAAAAGAAATTGCAACGCACGGGACATCCTTATCACCGGGAAGTTGTCGAACACCTGATTCTCACCCTGTTTTACGAAATCAGTGCGATTTGCCACCGGGGACAGCCGCTGCGCCAAAAAGCACGCAGGCGGCAGGAAGAGCTGTTCGAAAAGTTCCTTTATCTGGTGGCGACCCATTACCGCACCCAGCGTAGCCTGAATTTCTATGCCGAGCAAATGTGCCTGACGCCGAAATACCTTTCGTCGATCATCAAGCAGGCTTCGGGTGAGAGCGCTACCGAATGGATCATCCACACGGTGATCCGCAATGCCCAGGCGTTGCTCGAGAATTCACAGCTGACCGTCCAGCAGGTAGCCGACTATCTCAATTTTCCTACGCCCTCTTTCTTCGGGCAATATTTCAAAAAACATGTGGGCATGACCCCCAAGGAGTACCGGTTGAGCAAGCGTTAG